The Meriones unguiculatus strain TT.TT164.6M chromosome 1, Bangor_MerUng_6.1, whole genome shotgun sequence genome has a segment encoding these proteins:
- the Hnrnpll gene encoding heterogeneous nuclear ribonucleoprotein L-like → MSSTSSSPKEETYEEDREFESQAKRLKTEEGELVYSAEEGENRQEATPQAGSDSDGGGGEGGGEGGGGRGDDGGGDDEGDGGEEGDGDEEGDEGDGDEAGSGDDEGGSGGGGGGPRSMPQSSEGGGSHHKVSVSPVVHVRGLCESVVEADLVEALEKFGTICYVMMMPFKRQALVEFENIDSAKECVTFAADVPVYIAGQQAFFNYSTSKRITRPGNTDDPSGGNKVLLLSIQNPLYPITVDVLYTVCNPVGKVQRIVIFKRNGIQAMVEFESVLCAQKAKAALNGADIYAGCCTLKIEYARPTRLNVIRNDNDSWDYTKPYLGRRDRGKGRQRQAILGDHPSSFRHDGYGSHGPLLPLPSRYRMGSRDTPELVAYPLPQASSSYMHGGSPSGSVVMVSGLHQLKMNCSRVFNLFCLYGNIEKVKFMKTIPGTALVEMGDEYAVERAVTHLNNVKLFGKRLNVCVSKQHSVVPSQIFELEDGTSSYKDFAMSKNNRFTSAGQASKNIIQPPSCVLHYYNVPLCVTEETFTKLCNDHEVLPFIKYKVFDAKASAKTLSGLLEWKCKTDAVEALTALNHYQIRVPNGSNPYTLKLCFSTSSHL, encoded by the exons ATGTCCTCCACCTCGTCCTCCCCGAAGGAGGAGACGTACGAGGAGGACCGGGAGTTCGAGAGCCAGGCCAAGCGCCTCAAGACCGAGGAGGGAGAGCTCGTGTACTCGGCGGAGGAGGGCGAGAACCGCCAGGAAGCGACGCCGCAGGCGGGGAGCGACagcgacggcggcggcggcgagggcggCGGCGAGGGCGGCGGCGGCCGTGGCGACGACGGCGGCGGCGACGACGAGGGCGACGGCGGCGAGGAGGGCGACGGCGACGAGGAAGGCGACGAGGGCGACGGCGATGAGGCGGGGAGCGGCGACGACGagggcggcagcggcggcggcggcggcggcccgcGGAGCATGCCCCAGTCCTCG GAGGGAGGTGGAAGTCATCATAAGGTTTCTGTTTCCCCTGTTGTTCATGTTCGAGGGCTCTGTGAATCTGTGGTGGAAGCAGACCTTGTGGAAGCACTGGAAAAATTTGGGACAATATG ctATGTGATGATGATGCCATTTAAACGACAGGCTCTAGTGGAGTTTGAAAATATTGATAGTGCCAAAGAATGCGTGACATTCGCTGCAGATGTGCCTGTGTACATTGCTGGCCAGCAGGCTTTCTTCAACTATTCCACAAGCAAAAGAATCACTCGGCCAGGAAATACTGATGACCCATCAGGAGGCAACAAGGTTCTCCTGCTCTCTATTCAGAATCCTCTATATCCAATTACAGTG GATGTTCTGTATACAGTATGTAACCCTGTTGGAAAAGTACAGCGTATTGTCATATTCAAGAGAAATGGGATACAAGCAATGGTTGA ATTTGAGTCAGTCCTTTGCGCCCAGAAAGCTAAAGCAGCACTCAATGGAGCTGATATATATGCCGGATGTTGCACACTAAAAATTGAATATGCAAGG CCAACTCGTCTAAATGTTATTAGGAATGACAATGACAGTTGGGACTACACTAAACCTTATTTGGGAAGACGAG ATAGAGGAAAGGGTCGCCAGAGACAAGCCATTTTGGGAGATCATCCTTCTTCATTTAGACATGATGGATATG GATCTCATGGTCCATTATTGCCTTTACCAAGTCGTTATAGAATGGGCTCCAGAGACACACCTGAACTTGTTGCTTATCCATTACCACAAGCTTCTTCCTCTTATATGCATGGAGGAAGTCCCTCGGGTTCTGTTGTAATGGTTAGTGGATTACATCAGCTCAAAATGAATTGTTCAAGAGTATTCAACTTGTTCTGCTTGTATGGAAATATTGAAAag gtaaAATTCATGAAGACCATTCCTGGCACAGCACTTGTAGAAATGGGTGACGAATATGCGGTGGAGAGAGCTGTCACACACCTCAATAATGTGAAACTATTTGGGAAAAGACTTAATGTTTG TGTTTCTAAACAACATTCAGTAGTTCCAAGTCAAATATTTGAGCTGGAGGATGGTACAAGTAGCTACAAAGATTTTGCAATGAGCAAAAATAATCGCTTTACAAGTGCTGGCCAAGCATCTAAGAACATAATCCAGCCACCCTCATGTGTGCTGCATTATTATAACGTTCCACTGTGCGTCACAGAAGAGACCTTCACAAAG TTGTGTAATGACCACGAAGTTCTTCCATTCATCAAATATAAAGTGTTCGATGCAAAAG cttctGCTAAAACTCTCTCTGGGCTGTTGGAGTGGAAGTGTAAAACTGATGCAGTGGAAGCTCTGACTGCACTAAATCACTACCAGATACGAGTCCCAA ATGGTTCCAACCCCTATACATTAAAGCTTTGCTTTTCTACATCATCCCATTTATAA